One region of Jatrophihabitans cynanchi genomic DNA includes:
- a CDS encoding ABC transporter permease, protein MANAMRRVSVRNLRAHKVRLLLTLISVILGTAFVAGSFVFTDTLKGSFDKIFTTATKGIDAQVKPRHEYSAGVPISLADKVRSLDGVRAVQPEITAPAVLVNSAGKRVDPGGAPSQAGAWTTAADSLTTPPSFVSGRAPSGPDEVVVNQSAAKKGHLHTGDHAKVVLPNTGVQDVTVSGIYHSDTDTGGYIGVLFTEQRAVSLLTDGAHYTALDIAADSGVSQRQLADRIATITPSTLEVKTGQQVRDDATEGVTAALSFVNYILFAFGVIGLIVGTFIIYNTFSMLIAQRLRELALLRAIGASRKQIRRSVVLEAAIIGLIGSLLGLAGGVGLAYGLHALLDALDLGLPSGGLVLSPRTVIVSVLLGTGVTLLSAYAPARRAAKTPPVAAMREEFASASPASMRRRILIGLVCGLLGVAATVGGFASSSAGSSAGLTGLGLVGVCAGTMLLSPVLARWIISPLGRLVGRPFGTVGRLARTNAVRNPRRTAATAFALTLGLLLVSGIAVIGASMKSSINALFDNNVKADYILTTKIQLNVPAPAAAAAAKVNGVQSLTELHDLDALVNGKRHRGTGVDGPLTPVFNIHMVQGNYDVSGNGMVVSKTAAKDNGWTIGDPLVFSRPGGARVTEKVTGIYEDSQLLGPYLVNGDAYRALVPKNEWADMVALVQAAPGTDSAALKQGLEAATNDYYVVDVNTRDEFKGQIASQVNGLLGLLYGLLGLAIVIAILGIINTLALSVVERRREIGMLRAVGMQRKQVRRTVYLESALIAVFGAVLGLVIGLVYGSLFTHTLRDQGLDHLSVPFGQSALFLVLSAVVGVLAALWPGIRAARTKPLEAIAEA, encoded by the coding sequence ATGGCCAACGCGATGCGGAGGGTGAGCGTCCGCAACCTGCGCGCACACAAGGTCCGCCTGCTGCTCACGCTGATCTCGGTCATCCTCGGTACCGCGTTCGTCGCGGGTTCGTTCGTGTTCACCGACACGCTCAAGGGCAGCTTCGACAAGATCTTCACCACCGCGACCAAGGGCATCGACGCGCAGGTGAAGCCGCGGCACGAGTACAGCGCGGGCGTGCCGATCAGCCTGGCCGACAAGGTCCGCTCGCTCGACGGGGTGCGCGCGGTGCAGCCCGAGATCACGGCGCCCGCCGTGCTGGTGAACAGTGCGGGCAAGCGCGTCGACCCGGGCGGCGCCCCCAGCCAGGCCGGCGCCTGGACGACGGCGGCCGATTCGCTCACCACGCCGCCGAGCTTCGTCTCCGGCCGGGCACCGAGCGGGCCGGACGAAGTCGTCGTCAACCAGAGCGCGGCGAAGAAGGGGCACCTGCACACCGGCGATCACGCCAAGGTGGTGCTGCCCAATACCGGCGTCCAGGACGTCACCGTCAGCGGCATCTACCACTCGGACACCGACACCGGCGGGTACATCGGCGTGCTGTTCACCGAGCAGCGGGCGGTCTCGCTGCTCACGGACGGCGCGCACTACACCGCGCTGGACATCGCGGCCGACTCCGGCGTCTCGCAGCGACAACTGGCTGACCGGATCGCCACGATCACGCCGTCGACGCTGGAGGTCAAGACCGGCCAGCAGGTGCGCGACGACGCGACGGAGGGCGTCACCGCCGCGCTGTCGTTCGTGAACTACATCCTGTTCGCGTTCGGCGTGATCGGCCTGATAGTCGGCACCTTCATCATCTACAACACCTTCTCAATGCTGATCGCCCAGCGGCTGCGCGAACTCGCCCTGCTGCGCGCGATCGGCGCCAGCCGCAAGCAGATCCGCCGCTCGGTCGTGCTCGAGGCGGCGATCATCGGACTGATCGGCAGCCTGCTCGGCCTGGCCGGCGGCGTCGGACTCGCCTACGGCCTGCACGCGCTGCTGGATGCGCTGGACCTCGGGCTCCCGTCCGGCGGGCTGGTCCTCTCGCCGCGAACCGTCATCGTGTCGGTGCTGCTGGGCACCGGGGTGACCCTTCTCTCGGCATACGCCCCGGCCCGGCGAGCCGCGAAGACACCGCCGGTTGCCGCCATGCGCGAGGAGTTCGCGTCGGCGAGCCCGGCGAGCATGCGTCGCCGGATCCTGATCGGACTGGTCTGCGGGCTGCTCGGCGTCGCGGCGACGGTCGGCGGTTTCGCCAGTTCGTCGGCGGGCAGCAGCGCCGGGTTGACCGGGCTCGGCCTGGTCGGCGTCTGCGCCGGCACGATGCTGCTGTCGCCGGTGCTCGCCCGCTGGATCATCTCGCCACTGGGCCGTCTGGTGGGGCGTCCGTTCGGGACCGTCGGGCGGCTCGCGCGCACGAACGCGGTGCGCAACCCGCGACGCACTGCCGCGACTGCGTTCGCGTTGACCCTCGGGCTGCTGCTCGTCAGCGGCATCGCGGTGATCGGCGCGTCGATGAAGTCGAGCATCAACGCGCTGTTCGACAACAACGTCAAGGCCGACTACATCCTCACCACGAAGATCCAGCTGAACGTCCCCGCCCCGGCGGCAGCCGCGGCCGCCAAGGTCAACGGCGTGCAGTCACTCACCGAACTGCACGACCTGGACGCGCTGGTGAACGGCAAGCGGCACCGCGGCACCGGTGTCGACGGTCCGCTCACGCCGGTCTTCAACATCCACATGGTGCAGGGCAACTACGACGTGTCCGGGAACGGCATGGTGGTCAGCAAGACCGCGGCAAAGGACAACGGCTGGACGATCGGCGATCCCCTGGTGTTCTCGCGGCCGGGCGGCGCGCGCGTCACCGAGAAGGTCACCGGCATCTACGAGGACAGTCAGCTGCTCGGCCCGTACCTGGTCAACGGCGATGCCTACCGTGCGCTCGTGCCCAAGAACGAGTGGGCGGACATGGTCGCGCTCGTGCAGGCCGCGCCCGGCACCGACAGCGCGGCGTTGAAGCAGGGTCTCGAGGCGGCGACCAACGACTACTACGTGGTCGACGTGAACACTCGCGACGAGTTCAAGGGGCAGATCGCCAGCCAGGTGAACGGCCTGCTCGGGCTGCTCTACGGCCTGCTCGGCCTGGCCATCGTGATCGCGATCCTTGGGATCATCAACACCCTTGCGCTGTCGGTGGTGGAACGGCGCCGCGAGATCGGGATGCTGCGTGCGGTCGGCATGCAACGCAAGCAGGTGCGGCGCACGGTGTACCTGGAATCGGCGCTGATCGCGGTGTTCGGGGCCGTGCTGGGCCTGGTGATCGGGCTGGTCTACGGTTCGCTGTTCACCCACACGCTGCGTGATCAGGGGCTGGATCACCTGAGTGTGCCGTTCGGGCAGAGTGCGCTGTTCCTGGTGCTCTCGGCGGTGGTCGGCGTGCTGGCCGCGCTGTGGCCGGGGATCCGTGCGGCGCGGACCAAGCCGCTGGAGGCGATCGCCGAGGCGTAG
- a CDS encoding ABC transporter ATP-binding protein, giving the protein MTRPMSPMHTTEVGAPAATAIDVVKLYGSGETAVRALDHVSVELVRGEFTAIMGPSGSGKSTLMHCLAGLDTVTSGVVLIGDVELSGLSDKRMTALRRDRIGFVFQAFNLVPTLTALENITLPIDIAGRKVDQQWLDTVVMTLGLRDRLAHRPSELSGGQQQRVAVARALASKPELIFGDEPTGNLDSRTSGEVMGILRESVDTLGQTVVIVTHDPRAASYADRVLFLADGKIVDELRSPDADAVFDRMKTLEK; this is encoded by the coding sequence ATGACGAGACCGATGTCCCCGATGCACACCACCGAAGTCGGCGCACCCGCGGCCACCGCGATCGACGTGGTCAAGCTGTACGGATCGGGCGAGACGGCGGTGCGCGCCCTCGATCACGTCAGCGTCGAACTGGTTCGCGGCGAGTTCACCGCGATCATGGGCCCGTCCGGCTCGGGCAAGTCGACCCTGATGCACTGCCTCGCCGGGCTGGACACCGTCACCTCGGGCGTCGTGCTCATCGGTGACGTCGAACTGTCCGGGCTCTCGGACAAGAGGATGACCGCGCTGCGGCGGGACCGCATCGGCTTCGTGTTCCAGGCGTTCAACCTGGTGCCCACGCTGACCGCGCTGGAGAACATCACGCTGCCGATCGACATCGCCGGGCGCAAGGTCGATCAGCAGTGGCTGGACACCGTGGTGATGACGCTGGGCCTGCGCGACCGCCTGGCGCACCGGCCCAGCGAGTTGTCCGGCGGCCAGCAGCAGCGCGTCGCGGTCGCCCGCGCCCTGGCCAGCAAGCCGGAGCTGATCTTCGGCGACGAGCCCACCGGCAACCTCGACTCGCGCACCAGCGGCGAGGTGATGGGGATCTTGCGCGAATCGGTCGACACCCTCGGCCAGACCGTCGTGATCGTCACGCACGACCCGCGGGCCGCCTCGTACGCCGACCGGGTGCTGTTCCTGGCCGACGGCAAAATCGTGGACGAACTGCGCTCGCCCGATGCCGATGCCGTCTTCGACCGCATGAAGACGCTGGAGAAGTAG
- a CDS encoding DUF5319 domain-containing protein: protein MNLENGPLDPFLDDPQDPAALLDDAEPPQPLTDEERADVQADLAELQEFQSALAPIGIEGITVECGDCGEQHYFAWDLMRANLFALLGEGRTHVHEPAYSPDQDAYVSWDYARGYSDAVAMLSKRP from the coding sequence GTGAATCTCGAGAACGGGCCGCTCGACCCGTTCCTGGACGACCCGCAGGATCCGGCCGCGTTGCTGGATGACGCCGAACCGCCGCAGCCGCTGACCGACGAGGAGCGTGCCGACGTGCAGGCCGACCTCGCCGAGCTGCAGGAGTTCCAGTCGGCGCTCGCGCCGATCGGCATCGAGGGCATCACGGTCGAGTGCGGGGACTGTGGCGAGCAGCACTACTTCGCCTGGGACCTGATGCGGGCCAACCTGTTCGCCCTGCTGGGCGAGGGCCGTACCCACGTGCACGAACCGGCGTACTCACCGGACCAGGATGCCTACGTCAGCTGGGACTACGCGCGCGGCTACTCCGACGCCGTCGCCATGCTGAGCAAGCGGCCCTGA
- a CDS encoding GuaB3 family IMP dehydrogenase-related protein has protein sequence MPDTVEIGLGRSARRGYHLDEIALVPMRRTRGSSVVSAAWQIDAHTFDLPLVAAPTDALVSPRTAVEIERLGGLAVLDGEGLWARYEDAAGELAGLDADNATLQRVYSAPVVPDLLRRRVAELRSSGVRVAVRLSPQHTVELAPHVLAEGVDLLVIQGTVISAEHVAASEPGPDGQGLNLKTFIADLDVPVLVGGVTNYRTALHLMRTGAAGVIIGYGAHLGSTTHAALGIDVPMATALIDAAAARRDYLDETGGRYVHLVAYGDLATGGDIAKALACGADAVMLGEALAVAAEAPGDGRYWDATAAHPRVPRSAVVDLGLEPAERPSLEELIDGPTSDPSGERNLFGAVRRVIGKCGYSTLKEFQKVELIVSGGQR, from the coding sequence ATGCCGGACACCGTGGAGATCGGGCTGGGGCGAAGCGCGCGGCGCGGCTACCACCTCGACGAGATCGCGCTGGTCCCGATGCGGCGCACCCGCGGCTCGTCCGTGGTCTCCGCCGCATGGCAGATCGACGCGCACACCTTCGACCTGCCGCTGGTCGCGGCGCCGACGGACGCGCTCGTGTCGCCGCGGACGGCGGTCGAGATCGAGCGGCTCGGCGGGCTGGCGGTACTCGACGGCGAGGGGCTCTGGGCGCGGTACGAGGACGCCGCCGGCGAACTGGCCGGCTTGGACGCCGACAACGCCACGTTGCAGCGTGTCTACTCCGCGCCGGTCGTGCCCGACCTGCTTCGCCGCCGGGTGGCCGAGCTGCGCTCGTCCGGCGTCCGCGTGGCGGTCCGGCTGTCGCCGCAGCACACCGTCGAACTCGCGCCGCACGTGCTCGCCGAGGGCGTCGACCTGCTCGTCATCCAGGGCACGGTGATCTCCGCCGAACACGTCGCGGCGAGCGAACCCGGGCCGGACGGTCAGGGCCTGAACCTGAAGACGTTCATCGCCGACCTCGACGTACCCGTGCTCGTCGGCGGTGTCACCAACTACCGGACCGCGCTGCACCTGATGCGTACCGGGGCGGCCGGCGTGATCATCGGCTACGGCGCCCACCTGGGCTCGACCACGCACGCCGCGCTGGGCATCGACGTGCCGATGGCGACCGCGCTGATCGACGCCGCGGCCGCCCGCCGCGACTACCTGGACGAGACCGGCGGGCGCTACGTGCACCTGGTCGCGTACGGCGACCTGGCCACCGGTGGCGACATCGCGAAGGCGCTCGCCTGCGGAGCCGACGCCGTCATGCTCGGGGAGGCGCTCGCCGTCGCGGCAGAGGCGCCGGGCGACGGCCGGTACTGGGACGCGACCGCCGCGCACCCGCGGGTGCCCCGCTCGGCGGTGGTCGACCTCGGGCTCGAGCCCGCGGAGCGCCCGTCGCTGGAAGAGCTGATCGACGGGCCGACGTCCGACCCGAGCGGCGAACGCAACCTGTTCGGTGCCGTGCGGCGCGTGATCGGCAAGTGTGGCTACTCCACGCTCAAGGAGTTCCAGAAGGTCGAACTGATCGTCTCCGGAGGGCAGCGATGA
- a CDS encoding WhiB family transcriptional regulator: MAEVRRLPVPREGDWDWQMRAACRGKDTATFYHPENERGPSRVKREIRAKAVCAQCPVVENCLRWALAAREPYGVWGGLSVEEREALIARKPA, encoded by the coding sequence ATGGCCGAGGTGCGACGTCTCCCGGTGCCGCGAGAGGGCGACTGGGACTGGCAGATGCGGGCCGCGTGCCGGGGTAAGGACACCGCCACCTTCTACCACCCGGAGAACGAGCGCGGCCCGTCCCGCGTCAAGCGCGAGATCCGGGCGAAGGCGGTGTGCGCACAGTGCCCCGTGGTCGAGAACTGCCTGCGCTGGGCGCTGGCGGCACGCGAGCCGTACGGGGTGTGGGGCGGGCTGTCTGTCGAGGAGCGGGAGGCGCTCATCGCGCGCAAGCCGGCCTGA
- the fgd gene encoding glucose-6-phosphate dehydrogenase (coenzyme-F420), with amino-acid sequence MNAIRFGYKASNEQFAPRELLSYGVLAEECGFDSVFVSDHLQPWRHEGGHAPFAMTWLAALGARTERVTIGTSVLTPTFRYHPAIVAQAFATLGCLFPGRVVLGMGSGESMNEVPLGLVWPDGKERFARFREAVRLIRALWAGERVTFEGDFYRTDKATIYDRPDEPVPLWLAASGPAATRFAGRAGDGYITTSGKDPALYTDTLLPAVTEGAEKAGRQVADLEMMIEVKVSFDHDRDAAMAATHFWGALGLTPEQKQGVEDPVEMQRLADALSVEQTAKRFIVSTDPDEHVQKIKTYLDLGFNHLVFHAPGPDQAKFLKLYGEEILPRLRVL; translated from the coding sequence ATGAACGCGATTAGGTTCGGGTACAAGGCGTCGAACGAGCAGTTCGCGCCGCGGGAGCTGTTGTCGTACGGGGTGTTGGCCGAGGAGTGTGGGTTTGATTCGGTGTTCGTGTCCGATCATCTGCAGCCGTGGCGGCATGAGGGTGGGCATGCGCCGTTCGCGATGACCTGGTTGGCGGCGTTGGGGGCGCGTACCGAGCGGGTCACGATCGGGACGAGCGTGTTGACGCCGACGTTCCGGTATCACCCGGCGATCGTGGCGCAGGCGTTCGCGACGTTGGGGTGCTTGTTCCCGGGGCGGGTGGTGTTGGGGATGGGTAGCGGTGAGTCGATGAACGAGGTGCCGTTGGGGCTGGTGTGGCCCGACGGCAAGGAGCGGTTCGCGCGGTTCCGGGAGGCGGTGCGGCTGATCCGGGCGCTGTGGGCCGGGGAGCGGGTGACGTTCGAGGGCGACTTCTACCGCACCGACAAGGCAACGATCTACGACCGTCCGGATGAGCCGGTGCCGCTGTGGCTGGCCGCGTCGGGTCCGGCGGCGACCCGGTTCGCCGGTCGTGCCGGTGACGGGTACATCACCACCTCGGGCAAGGATCCGGCGCTGTACACCGACACGCTGTTGCCGGCGGTGACCGAGGGTGCCGAGAAGGCGGGCCGTCAGGTGGCGGACCTGGAGATGATGATCGAGGTGAAGGTGTCCTTCGATCACGACCGGGATGCCGCGATGGCCGCGACGCATTTCTGGGGGGCGCTGGGGCTGACGCCGGAGCAGAAGCAGGGCGTCGAGGACCCGGTCGAGATGCAGCGGCTGGCCGACGCGCTGTCGGTGGAGCAGACCGCGAAACGGTTCATCGTGTCCACCGACCCGGACGAGCACGTGCAGAAGATCAAGACCTACCTCGACCTCGGCTTCAACCACCTCGTCTTCCACGCCCCCGGCCCGGACCAGGCCAAGTTCCTCAAGCTCTACGGCGAGGAGATCCTGCCCCGGCTACGCGTGTTGTAG
- the guaB gene encoding IMP dehydrogenase gives MPDAIDGLPPKFAALGLTFDDVLLLPGETDVVPSEVDTRSRLTREISLAVPLLSAAMDTVTESRMAIAMARQGGLGVLHRNLSIADQAYQVDLVKRTQTGLIPNPVTIGPDATLEQLDEVCGEYRISGAPVVDGDQRLLGIITNRDLRFVPVAEWATTKVDEVMTRMPLVTAPVGISHEDATAILRQHKRERLPLLDEQGRLAGLITVKDFVKSEQFPNASKDAHGRLMVGAAIGYFGDAWERATTLIEAGVDVLVADTAHGHVRLLLDMVRRLKSDPATRGVQLIGGNVATRAGAQAFVDAGSDAVKVGVGPGSICTTRIVTGVGAPQVTAVYEAALACKAAGVPVISDGGIQYSGDLAKAIVAGADTVMLGSLLAGCDESPGELIFVNGKQYKSYRGMGSLGAMSSRGKKSFSKDRYFQAEVTSDDQLIPEGIEGRVAYRGPLAAVSHQLIGGLRQSMFYVGARTIAELQDKGRFVRITQASLKESHPHDIQGIVEAPNYSSR, from the coding sequence TTGCCTGACGCCATCGACGGCCTGCCCCCGAAGTTCGCCGCTCTCGGCCTGACCTTCGACGATGTGCTGCTGCTTCCCGGTGAGACCGACGTGGTGCCGTCCGAGGTGGACACCAGGTCGCGGCTCACCCGGGAGATCTCGCTCGCGGTGCCGCTGCTGTCGGCGGCGATGGACACCGTGACCGAGTCGCGGATGGCGATCGCGATGGCCCGCCAGGGCGGCCTCGGCGTGCTGCACCGCAACCTGTCCATCGCCGACCAGGCGTACCAGGTCGACCTGGTCAAGCGCACCCAGACGGGGCTGATCCCGAACCCGGTGACGATCGGCCCGGACGCCACCCTGGAGCAGTTGGACGAGGTGTGCGGGGAGTACCGGATCTCCGGCGCTCCCGTCGTCGACGGCGACCAGCGCCTGCTGGGGATCATCACCAACCGCGACCTGCGTTTCGTCCCGGTCGCCGAATGGGCCACCACCAAGGTCGACGAGGTGATGACCCGGATGCCGCTGGTCACCGCGCCGGTCGGCATCTCGCACGAGGACGCCACCGCGATCTTGCGCCAGCACAAGCGCGAGCGGCTGCCGCTGCTCGACGAGCAGGGCCGGCTGGCCGGGCTGATCACGGTCAAGGACTTCGTCAAGTCCGAGCAGTTCCCCAACGCCTCCAAGGACGCGCACGGCCGGTTGATGGTCGGTGCGGCGATCGGCTATTTCGGCGACGCATGGGAGCGCGCCACCACGCTGATCGAGGCAGGTGTCGACGTGCTGGTCGCCGACACCGCGCACGGGCACGTGCGCCTGCTGCTGGACATGGTGCGCCGGCTCAAGTCGGATCCGGCCACCAGGGGCGTCCAGTTGATCGGCGGCAACGTCGCCACCCGGGCCGGGGCCCAGGCGTTCGTCGACGCCGGTTCGGACGCCGTCAAGGTGGGCGTCGGGCCGGGCTCCATCTGCACCACCCGCATCGTGACGGGCGTCGGCGCGCCCCAGGTGACTGCGGTGTACGAAGCGGCGCTGGCCTGCAAGGCCGCGGGCGTCCCGGTCATCTCCGACGGCGGCATCCAGTACTCGGGCGATCTGGCCAAGGCGATCGTGGCCGGTGCCGACACGGTGATGCTCGGCTCGCTGCTCGCCGGCTGCGACGAGTCCCCCGGCGAGCTGATCTTCGTCAACGGCAAGCAGTACAAGTCGTACCGCGGCATGGGCTCGCTCGGCGCGATGAGCTCGCGGGGCAAGAAGTCCTTCTCCAAGGACCGCTACTTCCAGGCCGAGGTGACCAGCGACGACCAGCTGATCCCCGAAGGCATCGAGGGCCGGGTGGCCTACCGCGGGCCGCTCGCCGCCGTTTCGCACCAGCTGATCGGAGGGCTGCGGCAGTCGATGTTCTACGTCGGGGCCCGCACGATCGCCGAACTGCAGGACAAGGGACGCTTCGTGCGGATCACCCAGGCCAGCCTGAAGGAGTCGCACCCGCACGACATCCAGGGCATCGTGGAGGCCCCCAACTACAGCTCGCGGTAG